tcatttatgggttaattagccgttaattaaccagGTTTTACAATTACGGCGGTTTTTTGAAAACCGCCATAATAACCAGTGGATAATACGGCGGTTTTTTGGCGGTTAAAATGGCGGTTTTTAACCGCCATTTTAACCAGATAAAACGGcggttttgttgttgtttaaaaTGGCGGTTTGTAACCGCCGTTTTTACCTGGGTTTAATGGCATCTTCCTTGTTTAAAATGGCGTTTATAACCGCCGTTTTTACCAGGGTTTAATGGCATCCTTTTCGATTAAAATGGCATTTTTTAACTGCCGTTTTTACCAGGATATAATGGCATCCTTTTCGATTAAAATGGAATTTTTTAACTGCCCTTTTTACCAGGATATAATGGCACcatttttgtttaaaatggCGTTTTTAGCCGTCGTTTTTACCTAATTacaattttatactttttaaaatgAGATTAAAACTATATATTTAAAGTGACATTTTTAGAACTCAAACTTTAAAATCTCATAATAACCAAAAAGCATAACCTTAAATCAAACATCATAACAAGATTTTTAATTCACACACAATCTccgaaaataaaaaatcataatccAAAAACAAAGTATCAAAGATAACATTTTTCAATAATTTGTCTTAACATATATCTATAATACTTAATACATAAAATCTTTATCATACAAGATCATGCTTCTTTGTTGCTCGCTCCAGAAGACCTACTTCCTAACTCTCTTGGTGATGGAATCTCACTCTCTTGATCCAATCCctacaacaaaaatataattatgggtacaataaaaaaagatataaaattgAATCTGAaactattaatataaatttattcaaTCAAAAAAGAAAACTGCACTTTTGCACAATAAATCCTCTGTTTTCTGGGAATTAGGAAAAGGAAACTCACACTAATTTAACTATTTCAACCATCGATCTCTCTCTATTTTGTCAAATAAATATCCATGTAGCTACCCTCcaaattatatcttatcttaaAACTGCTATATACCACATgcaccatcaccaccaccacttccactctctctatatatatacaatCACACAAACTGCACTTTTATACAGTACTACTTGAATTCAGAGCTACTACTTTATTCTACTCttgataaaaaaagataaagttaTATCTCTAACATATAGATAACAATGAGCTTTCACTATACAAAAATGAGCCCATAAAGATTATTATGAGTCTTATAATAtgccaacaatatataatatgcTCATTATTGTAAGGACCAATCCTAAAATAATCAGGAAGCACTACTCTGCCAAATATATACTCATATGACTGAGACATATATAAAGTCAATAATGCTTTCTATTATTACCATTGTATCTGATAGGTCATTGACGAGGTTCGTACTAATAATTATGCTAAAAAGGGTGTCGTACCACGAAATGCCCCCATGCATTATGCCATATCACATAAACAGCCAAATGTGAGATTATGTTGTCCATAATACATCAAGCAAAAATTATTGTTTAATTACATTTAACTATGGCTACTGTACTATACctgaaataaattaattaattaaatgttGCATAGTCCATATTTAACAATAAAGGGTATCTCTATTTAGAATGTAATTAACTATTCATGCTCAATAAAGTATCCAAGGAAGGAATGTGAGATAGTGAGAGACGGAAAGaaatagagagagagaaggagaaagagCGAGGTTTCTTTTGATAAAGGATGGTCTGCATGTTAGAATAGGGTTAGCTTTATTTGATAGATCCAGTCCATTAAGATACTTAACAACTTTTTTGTATTACACATGGAATAAGGTATTAAGAACATAAATTGTATTTGTACCTGTGAAATTTGTTGAGTAAGAAACATTCCAACTAATTCTACTGGAATTTTACCTCCTTCCTTAAAAGCAATATAAGAGACTAATGCTTGCAACTACGCTTTAACAGTATCCAGCTCTTTTTGCACATTGGAACCACAAGTAGATGATGTGCTAGCATCATTTGAAGAACCTAAGTTCATCTGACTAATTCTTGTGGTGTTGTTCTTGAAAGCAACAGTTGGAACAGCTCCCATGCCTAAACCTCGAACACGACCAGGGTGCTCTTTCCTAAGAACTACTCCAAGAGCATCAAGAGGAGAATTAATGGTTGATTCCACCGCTTGTTGACTACTATATGCTTCAATCTTCTCctacatatataaaaagaaagggaaagaatcaaacataatattatcttataaaaaagaaagaaaaagaaatacaaaCAAGTTACTTATTGTACTTTAGTCTTACCGCTATTTCTTTAGCCTTTTCATTAACATAACTTCCATCTATTTTCTTGTGAGTGATGTCCCACATTTAAAATGCTACACAATCAGTGGCCAATTGCCCACAAATTCCTGCAAGGAGTCCGGCTGCTTCTCCTATTGCTGCATGTTGTCTATCAAAATTGACAACTATGCGCAAACCTTCTGGCAAATTATGCACATCCTTCACTAATAAATGAAGGCGTGTACTATTTTCATATTCAtctaaaatagataaataaatataaataaatgagTAATTGAGCAACTAAAGAATAAAACATATGATGATAGATATATTATAAAAGATTGATTCTTGTGCAAGGTATAATGTAACAGCAACATATATAATACTATATATTATACATCAGAATTCCGAATCAAGGTGAAAATAGGCTAATATTAGTAATATCCACTGCAAGATAAATATCAttattaaaacaagaaaaaaatgtaCTATATATTCTCGTAACATAATTTTAGTAAAGGATACATTAGAGTCAGAACATGTATCTCAATAAAATCATGCTATGCTAAAAGTTTTCATTCAGATCTGGTATCTAATTTTCTTTAATATGGAATTATCAACTTTAGAGAAATCATGCATATGTAAAATATGCGTGAAGATCAATAACTTCAAAGCTTTTTTGTTATTCTGAATATTTTGCTCTTTGTTGTGATAATGTTTTAATGACCAAGCATTGCCTCTATAGAAATTAAATGAGGAAGAAGCTAAACTTCAACAATCAGCTTAATATTTCTAGAAATCAAAGTGGAAATGAGTCTTTTAGGTGGGTTTATTTGTCTAAATTTTAAagtcttttttaatttaacaaattttCAGAAAGGTAGGGACGTTtcagaaagagaaaaaaacttAAAGAATAAGTTGAACCAAATAAGTAGATTAATTCTCGAAAAAATCTGGGCTAATCTTGCTCCAAATTAAcgaaaaataaaactaaaatgaaCATTTCATGACTCATAAATATTTCGGAGGAAAATCTGAACAAGGACATGTAAATTGGAAGATAGTGAAATTTGGAAAGGAAGAGGAGTGAAAGAAATGGTGTGATAGGTGGCTGGAGAATATTACATTTGAGAATATTACATACCTATGGCATCAACAGTCCAGTAATGCTTAGATTCACGCCCACGTTTATGTTTAGGTTCGGATGGATGCTCAAATATAGTTGGAGCAACTGATGATGGCTCAGAAGAATTTGAAGTTGCCGACTTGTCTCAGGAGGAGCTTGCAACTGCTGTCAACTTATCTCGGGAGGAATTTGAAGCTGCTGACTTGTCCCAGGAGGAATTTGAAGCTGCTGACTTGTCCCGGGAGGAATTTGTAGCTGTTGCCGACTTGTCCCGGGAGGAATTTGCAGCTGCTGCCGACTTGTCTCGGAAGGAATTTGCAGCTACTAGGAACTTGACTTGTGATGCATTTGATGCTACTGACTTGTCTTGTGAAGAATTGGCAGCTGCTACTGACTTGTCTTGTGAAGAATTGGCAGCTGCTGCTTTAAGTAAATTCTTGTACTTCTTTTGCTTTGGCATATCTGCATaatagatcaaataaataattaataaatatagaataaaatgtGCATCAAGGTTTAGTAGTTCCATTAAATCAATTAATGAGTCTAAACAACatatttatgtaaaatttacaaacaaaagttaaattgaaaaagaaaaaatgtagacaaaaattatttttctataataaaCCACTTATTAATAAAACTCACCTACTATTCTGACATGTGTTCGTCTTCTCCAATGTTATTATCTAGTAGTTCATCATCTACCTCATCTCTTAACAATGATAGATTATCACCATTTTCAAATAAAGAATCTAAGTTTTGCTCTGACCATGGCTCATTCTCGCATGGTTCATCATCTTCATTTCCCCCCATATCATATGAATCTTTTGGCTTCAAATGCACGACAACACTCCAATCTTTATTCACTTCATCATTGACAAAATACACCATTCGAGCTTGTGAGACTTCAATATATGGATCATCCTCCTCTCGGTCACCACTGTGTATTACTCGTGAAAAATTAATAGAAGTAAAACCCCAATTATCCTTTCTACAGCCCCGTTCTCTAGTGGTGTCAGCCCATTTACATTTGAATAAAGTAACCCGAAATCGGCCATTGTAGTTTAGTTCTATAATATCTTCTAGTTTGCCATAATATGACAAATCACCATTCCTAACATCAGCATCACTAGCGCTAGCAACACAAGGAGTTGAAGACATTAAAAAAACTCCACTATTCTGGGTCTTTAACCCTTTGTCTCGATTGGTAGTTCGAAAGGAGAACCCATTAATACTAAATGTAGAAAACCTCTTGGCATATCGTGATGGACCCCTTGCTAAGTATCTCAAATCCTCATGCACAGTATTCATAATATCTGGGTTCATAAGCTATTATGATAGAGATATTAGTTATTATATCCACAAATACTAGCTCAATATTAGCAAAAAATTATCACTTCTCTATTTACCTGCGCAGGAAACCAAGTAACAAAATCTTTATTGACTTTTTTCTATCTCTACATTTGAAGGCCTTCTACCCTTAGATCGTCTTCGTACAAAATCTTTGAAGTCACTGTCAGATATGAAAGTTTAACTCTAACTAAACAACTattttcaagtaaataaaaaaaatgtacgAAAATCCTTAAGCACTTACTCAATGAACGGTTTGACATATGGACAATTTAAAACCACATATCGATGTGCTTGTTTTTTTTCCATAGGTGACAACTCAAATACTGTGAAAGCTCCCTTTGAGTTCCCCATTTGTGGAAAAAGGGAATCCACATGTGTACTATAATTATCATCCGAACGATCATCAACACGTGGTGGCCTATTAAATCTTGTCTCAATCCCTTCTAAGTATCGAGAGCAAAATGTAAGAGCTTCTTTAGCCACGTATCCCTTAGCTATAGAACCTTCTGATTTAGCTTTGTTTCGTACATAGGACTTCAAATGACCTAAATACCTAGTTTGTATAATTAAGTGACAGGTTAAATACCTAAGCAAGATATAACTAAGTGATAAGTTAAATGAATAATGATTGAAAAGAGATATTTACCTCTCAATAGGATACATCCACCTATAGTGTACTGGTCCTCCGAGTTTTGCTTCATCAACTAGATGACAAGTTAAATGAACCATGATTGTAAAGAAAGAAGGAGGGAACAACATTTCTAAATGACAAAGGGTAAGGATAATTCGAGGTTGGAGCTTCTCAAGTTCTATAAGACTTAAGCTTTTAGAGCACAACTGTTGAAAGAATGAAGACAACTCTATTAGCACTGCAGTAACTTTATCTGGCAGCACATTACGTATGGCAATGGGTAATAGTTGCTGCATAAGAACGTGGCAATCATGGCTCTTCAATCCAGAAAGCTTTCTTTGCTTCAGGTCAACACACCGTGAAATATTACTTGAGAGACCATCTGGTACTCTAATATTCTTTATAGTACGCAAGAATATATCTTTCATGGAATTTGACATTGTGAACAAAGATGGATGATATCTCCTATTTTCATCTGGCCATAAATCTTTCCTTATACCCATTTCTTTAAGATCCTTACGAGCTTTGAGATTATCCTTTGACCTTCCAGTCTCATTGAGCAAAGTGTATAATACATTGTCGCAAACATTCTTTTCAATGTGCATAACATCTAGATTATGGCGCAATAAGTTAGACTCCCAATAaggaagataaaaaaatatgcttTTCTTCCTCCATATCCCcgattcatcatcttcttcaacAACTTTTCGTTGAATCCTCTTACCTTTACTTTCCTGTAGTTCTTTCCCAAATGAAACATTGATTCCTTCAAGTTGTTCCAATATTTCTGATCCTGTTAGTACTGCTGGGGGATCCCTCAACTCAATTTTTCCATTAAATTTTGCATGACTTAGCCTAAACTTATGACCCCTTTCTAAGAAACGGCGATGCCCCAAAAAATACCATTTTCCACCATgctttaatctatatgaatCAGTGCTGAAGTTACATGTAGGACAAGCATATTTACTGTGTACATTCCACCCAGATAAGTTACCAAGGCCTGGAAAATCACTAATTGTCCACATTAATGCTGCTCGCAATGTAAACATTTCATTCCTGAACCTATCTAATGTTTGAACACCATCATACCACAACTCTTTTAACTCTTTAATAAGAGGTTGTAAGTATACGTCTGTGTTGTTCCCCGGCATTTTCTCTCCAGGAATAATCATTGACAAGATAAGTGATGTTGGCTTCATGCACTCCCATTGAGGCCGATTGTATGGAATAAGCACCACTGGCCAAATGCTATAGTTTGTACGCATAGTTCCAAAGGGGTTGAATCCATCAGCTGCAAGACCAAGACGTACATTTCGAGGATCTTCGACAAACCTATCATGAAGTAAATCAAATGTCTTCCAAGCTTCAGAATCCCGCGGATGCCTCATCTTCGAATCTTTCTTTTCTGCCAAAGCATGCCATTGTATTGATTGAGCAGTCTTAGAACACATGAATAATCGTTGAAGTCTCGGTTTTAGTGGAAAGTATCGCAAGATCTTTGctggtttcttctttttagcATCGCTCCATTTAGATGTCTTGCATC
The Arachis stenosperma cultivar V10309 chromosome 7, arast.V10309.gnm1.PFL2, whole genome shotgun sequence genome window above contains:
- the LOC130939727 gene encoding uncharacterized protein LOC130939727, which translates into the protein MSIDKSWIGKPRTTHEYKDGLNKFLDFTFEHRSLAGRQIKCPCPVCGFGKWQTREKVFEHLIVKPFPENYKVWYWHGEEVVGVGSQVHQTSHIVQDDSTSQHPMVTMLNDAFGVAGPDLNEDGDGDEDNIEDGDGDNAENEEHNGENVEFYMLLEDGNEQLYEGCTKYSKLSFLISLYHIKCLYRISDKAMTEILKLLKDAFGNAKISNTFYEAKKTINKLGLNYTKIPACPNDCMLYWGKDEDLQECKRCKTSKWSDAKKKKPAKILRYFPLKPRLQRLFMCSKTAQSIQWHALAEKKDSKMRHPRDSEAWKTFDLLHDRFVEDPRNVRLGLAADGFNPFGTMRTNYSIWPVVLIPYNRPQWECMKPTSLILSMIIPGEKMPGNNTDVYLQPLIKELKELWYDGVQTLDRFRNEMFTLRAALMWTISDFPGLGNLSGWNVHSKYACPTCNFSTDSYRLKHGGKWYFLGHRRFLERGHKFRLSHAKFNGKIELRDPPAVLTGSEILEQLEGINVSFGKELQESKGKRIQRKVVEEDDESGIWRKKSIFFYLPYWESNLLRHNLDVMHIEKNVCDNVLYTLLNETGRSKDNLKARKDLKEMGIRKDLWPDENRRYHPSLFTMSNSMKDIFLRTIKNIRVPDGLSSNISRCVDLKQRKLSGLKSHDCHVLMQQLLPIAIRNVLPDKVTAVLIELSSFFQQLCSKSLSLIELEKLQPRIILTLCHLEMLFPPSFFTIMVHLTCHLVDEAKLGGPVHYRWMYPIERYLGHLKSYVRNKAKSEGSIAKGYVAKEALTFCSRYLEGIETRFNRPPRVDDRSDDNYSTHVDSLFPQMGNSKGAFTLMNPDIMNTVHEDLRYLARGPSRYAKRFSTFSINGFSFRTTNRDKGLKTQNSGVFLMSSTPCVASASDADVRNGDLSYYGKLEDIIELNYNGRFRVTLFKCKWADTTRERGCRKDNWGFTSINFSRVIHSGDREEDDPYIEVSQARMVYFVNDEVNKDWSVVVHLKPKDSYDMGGNEDDEPCENEPWSEQNLDSLFENGDNLSLLRDEVDDELLDNNIGEDEHMSE